From the Flavimarina sp. Hel_I_48 genome, one window contains:
- a CDS encoding VCBS repeat-containing protein, with protein sequence MKRIKFFLFIIICSLFSCKKDVETGSVNTSDQGIFTKLSAQETGITFANDLKEDIRFNGLQYEYYYNGSGLAVSDFDNDGLKDLFFVSALDQHALYLNQGDLKFKNVSSQTNIKDGKHFSTGVTTVDINNDGWMDIYISNSGKFTNPDSRKNKLYINMGTAENGVPTFKEQSADYHLDFTDCSSQAAFFDYDQDGDLDMYLLNHYPSSYPGDKTLAELVNMDGDVANDRLLRNDNGVFRDVSKEAGIIQNRIEYGLGIAVGDVNNDGWPDLYISSDYTGKDHLYINNANGTFTDRILEATNHISFFSMGNDMADINNDGWLDIMTVDMMGESSYDVKTSMSGMNPAGFYEAVNLGLHHQYMYNTLQLNTGFLDKNSVPQFSEIAQLAGVATTDWSWAPLFFDMDNDGLKDLFVSNGIKRDFRNNDFVNYVNKKQDSIKNKQQFDPKDYIVDVLDKMPTRKKENYFFKNKGDLSFEKMNDSWGTGDINSSNGAVYADLDNDGDLDIVLNNTDDPASILKNNAAEMNLGNYINFKFKGSKINRNGLGARVIVKTDSSTQMQEVYASRGFLSAVDPEILFGLGKASQIDVEILWPDQRRQFLENVKANQTLTLSYTDSKIAEKRSKTPQKRQIFTENQLEIAGYSHNENEFDDYKRESLLPHKLSNEGPAVAVGDVNGDGLDDMYIGGALNHSGTFLIQKRDGSFTQTNHQLLKTASKYEDVAAVFIDFDQDNDLDLYVVSGGNENVEGAALLKDRIYLNDGKGNFQYKPNALPSIAISGSCVKPSDFDNDGDMDLFIGGRQIPGKYPVPARSYILENKSENGKIRFELAENSLNDKLSSLGMVTDALWMDLNDDGFMDLIAAGEWMPITVFENKDGKNLEEKIEAYGLQETNGWWFSLNSRDLDGDGDLDLVAGNLGLNYKYHASLEAPFEVYAADFDNSGTNDIVLGYYDNKNLVPLRGRQCSSEQMPFIKEKFPTYEAFGKATVKDIFNNDQLEEATHLKAKTFASMWLENTGGSFKVHKLPNEAQVSSINSTLLQDFDQDGNMDILMAGNLYAAEVETPRADASYGLFLKGDGKGDFKAISAAQSGIMAQGVTKSLRVISVGDEQTVLFAKNNEAPQFFSINSN encoded by the coding sequence ATGAAACGAATTAAATTTTTCCTGTTTATTATCATATGTAGCCTTTTTTCCTGTAAAAAAGATGTTGAAACAGGAAGTGTAAACACCTCAGACCAAGGAATATTTACAAAATTATCTGCTCAGGAAACAGGAATCACTTTTGCTAATGATCTTAAAGAGGATATCCGCTTTAATGGGCTGCAATATGAATATTATTATAACGGTAGCGGTCTTGCTGTTTCAGACTTTGATAATGACGGGCTAAAAGATCTTTTTTTTGTTTCTGCCCTAGATCAGCATGCTCTTTATCTCAACCAGGGCGACCTGAAATTTAAGAATGTTTCCAGTCAGACCAATATCAAGGATGGCAAACATTTTTCAACAGGTGTCACCACGGTTGATATTAACAATGACGGCTGGATGGATATCTACATTTCAAACTCTGGCAAATTCACGAATCCTGATAGTCGAAAAAACAAGCTTTACATCAATATGGGAACTGCTGAAAATGGTGTTCCCACGTTTAAGGAACAATCTGCTGATTACCACCTCGATTTTACCGATTGCTCTTCACAAGCCGCATTTTTTGATTACGATCAGGATGGCGATCTTGATATGTATCTGCTCAACCATTATCCATCTTCTTACCCAGGCGATAAAACCCTTGCTGAACTGGTAAACATGGATGGGGATGTAGCTAATGATAGATTGCTGCGCAATGATAATGGTGTTTTTAGGGATGTAAGCAAAGAAGCGGGTATCATTCAAAATAGAATTGAATATGGGTTAGGCATTGCAGTGGGGGACGTTAACAATGATGGCTGGCCAGATTTATATATTTCCAGTGATTATACCGGTAAAGATCATTTATATATAAATAATGCCAATGGAACCTTTACTGACAGGATTTTAGAGGCTACCAATCATATTTCATTTTTCTCGATGGGTAATGATATGGCAGACATCAATAATGATGGCTGGCTTGATATAATGACGGTAGATATGATGGGTGAAAGCAGTTATGACGTCAAGACCAGCATGAGTGGGATGAATCCCGCGGGTTTTTACGAGGCTGTAAACCTGGGACTTCATCATCAATATATGTACAACACTTTGCAACTCAATACTGGCTTTCTGGATAAAAACAGTGTCCCCCAATTTTCGGAAATCGCACAACTTGCAGGGGTTGCCACTACAGACTGGAGTTGGGCTCCGCTCTTTTTTGATATGGATAATGATGGACTGAAAGATCTTTTTGTTTCCAACGGGATTAAGCGCGATTTCAGAAACAATGATTTTGTGAACTACGTGAATAAAAAGCAGGATTCTATTAAAAACAAACAACAGTTTGACCCTAAGGATTATATCGTTGATGTGCTGGATAAGATGCCCACACGCAAAAAGGAAAATTATTTTTTTAAGAACAAGGGCGACCTAAGTTTTGAAAAAATGAACGATAGTTGGGGTACGGGGGATATAAATAGTTCTAACGGTGCCGTGTACGCAGATTTAGACAATGATGGCGACCTGGATATCGTGCTCAACAACACAGACGATCCTGCTTCCATTTTAAAGAACAACGCTGCGGAAATGAATTTGGGCAATTATATAAATTTTAAATTCAAAGGGTCTAAAATAAATCGCAACGGTCTGGGGGCGCGGGTGATTGTTAAAACTGATAGCAGTACGCAAATGCAGGAAGTATATGCTTCCCGCGGATTTTTATCTGCTGTTGATCCTGAAATTTTATTCGGTCTGGGCAAAGCATCACAGATTGACGTAGAAATATTATGGCCTGATCAAAGAAGACAATTTCTTGAAAATGTGAAGGCGAATCAAACACTCACCCTAAGCTATACCGATTCAAAAATCGCTGAAAAACGCTCTAAAACTCCTCAAAAACGGCAAATTTTTACCGAAAATCAGCTAGAAATTGCCGGTTATTCCCACAATGAAAATGAATTTGATGATTATAAACGCGAAAGTCTATTACCTCATAAGTTATCAAACGAAGGCCCAGCAGTGGCTGTGGGTGACGTTAATGGTGATGGGTTGGATGATATGTACATCGGCGGCGCACTTAACCATTCAGGAACTTTTCTAATTCAGAAAAGAGATGGCTCGTTTACACAAACCAATCACCAATTGCTTAAAACTGCGTCTAAATACGAAGATGTAGCGGCCGTTTTTATTGATTTTGATCAGGATAATGACCTTGACCTTTATGTGGTAAGTGGTGGAAATGAAAATGTTGAGGGGGCAGCATTGCTCAAAGACCGGATTTACCTGAACGATGGCAAAGGAAATTTTCAATATAAGCCAAATGCTTTGCCCTCCATCGCCATCAGCGGTTCGTGCGTGAAACCTTCAGACTTTGATAATGACGGCGATATGGATCTTTTTATTGGTGGTAGGCAAATACCCGGTAAATACCCCGTTCCAGCCAGGAGCTATATATTGGAAAATAAAAGTGAAAATGGAAAAATTCGCTTTGAACTAGCCGAAAATTCGCTCAACGATAAGCTTTCCAGTCTGGGTATGGTTACAGACGCACTATGGATGGATCTCAACGACGACGGTTTTATGGATTTAATCGCTGCCGGTGAATGGATGCCCATCACCGTTTTTGAAAATAAGGATGGCAAAAATCTAGAAGAAAAAATCGAAGCTTATGGATTGCAAGAAACTAACGGGTGGTGGTTCAGCCTAAATTCCCGCGACCTTGATGGCGATGGTGATCTCGATCTTGTGGCAGGAAACTTAGGATTGAATTATAAATATCACGCGTCTTTAGAAGCTCCGTTTGAAGTCTACGCGGCAGATTTTGATAATTCGGGAACTAATGATATTGTACTGGGTTATTATGATAACAAAAACCTCGTTCCTTTGCGCGGTCGTCAATGTTCTTCAGAACAAATGCCTTTTATCAAAGAGAAATTTCCTACCTATGAGGCCTTTGGTAAAGCCACGGTGAAAGATATATTTAATAACGATCAATTAGAGGAAGCCACCCACCTAAAGGCAAAAACTTTCGCATCCATGTGGCTTGAAAATACCGGAGGAAGTTTTAAAGTTCATAAACTCCCTAACGAAGCGCAGGTTTCTTCAATAAACTCCACATTATTACAGGATTTTGATCAGGATGGAAATATGGATATCCTTATGGCCGGAAACCTATACGCCGCCGAAGTGGAAACGCCACGTGCAGATGCTTCTTATGGTTTGTTTTTAAAGGGTGATGGCAAGGGGGATTTCAAAGCCATAAGTGCCGCTCAATCTGGCATCATGGCGCAGGGCGTTACCAAATCCCTTAGGGTAATTTCCGTGGGGGATGAGCAAACGGTTCTGTTTGCAAAAAATAACGAAGCGCCCCAATTTTTCTCTATAAATTCAAATTAA
- a CDS encoding RagB/SusD family nutrient uptake outer membrane protein — protein sequence MKFKVILFVPLLFLVLGCNDDFTNVTPLSEVSEESVWSDAGLASAAVTGIYNGLGAGGFGEQMMASLSDEAIFTHTGRGINTIMESRTNSNDVGWVDETHDWNFMYQYIRAANIAIEKMNEGTLENKELSDRLLGEALYLRAYYYHQLIRFYGGVALLDTPLALDSEFKIPRSSFEESVNFVVADCDAAFALLDGVSLDPGRTNAAAALALKSRILLYAASDLHDIEVASANSSVIAGYSNPELIAYTSGSQEERWNNARDAAKAAMDYVGTGYKFGLQAPVSAEEGEQNYSDIALSRNGGETDVIWERQYVQISGPGRQVGLFNGPNGYHNWAGNTPLQNLVDAYGMSDGSEFSWDDPEDSESPYLNRDPRFYATILYDGADWKPRPSDAAERDPANQIQTGKYEVILDSKVITHNGLDTREGPIENWNGTRTGYYFKKFINPDDDFVDQNEFQTIPWPFFRYTEMVLNYTEALLESGGDETEAKAWLNQIRFRAGMPAITSSGVDLMADYRNERLIELAYEAHRYHDARRWMIAPSTIGAKARIIEISGTLKPGASVATYKYDTSNYNYSYEPSEIDPGFENRLWLDKSYYTPIRNNELNANTALIQNPGYE from the coding sequence ATGAAATTTAAAGTAATATTATTTGTGCCCCTCTTATTCTTGGTATTGGGCTGCAATGATGACTTTACCAATGTTACCCCGCTTAGTGAAGTTTCCGAAGAAAGTGTCTGGTCAGATGCCGGCCTTGCCTCCGCAGCTGTGACCGGGATCTATAACGGTCTTGGCGCTGGAGGTTTTGGTGAGCAAATGATGGCATCCCTTTCTGACGAGGCCATTTTCACCCATACGGGAAGGGGCATAAACACTATAATGGAATCGCGTACGAATTCAAATGATGTAGGGTGGGTTGATGAGACTCACGACTGGAATTTTATGTACCAGTATATACGCGCTGCAAATATCGCGATCGAAAAAATGAATGAGGGTACCTTAGAAAATAAGGAGTTGAGCGATCGCCTACTGGGGGAAGCACTTTATCTGCGTGCTTATTATTATCATCAATTGATTCGGTTTTATGGTGGGGTGGCTTTATTGGATACTCCTTTGGCGCTGGATTCAGAATTTAAAATCCCAAGGAGTTCCTTTGAAGAATCCGTGAATTTTGTAGTGGCAGATTGTGATGCCGCCTTTGCGCTTCTTGACGGTGTAAGTTTAGATCCTGGCAGGACCAATGCTGCGGCAGCATTAGCTTTAAAGTCGCGAATATTGCTTTATGCTGCGAGCGATTTGCACGATATAGAGGTGGCCTCGGCAAATTCTTCGGTGATAGCGGGCTATTCAAACCCAGAACTGATCGCATATACTTCCGGAAGTCAAGAAGAACGCTGGAATAATGCAAGGGATGCGGCAAAAGCTGCTATGGATTATGTGGGGACAGGATATAAATTTGGTCTGCAAGCACCGGTTTCCGCAGAGGAAGGGGAGCAGAACTATTCTGATATCGCACTATCGCGTAACGGAGGGGAAACAGATGTTATCTGGGAACGTCAATATGTTCAAATATCTGGTCCGGGAAGACAAGTGGGGCTTTTTAACGGTCCTAACGGCTACCATAACTGGGCAGGGAATACCCCGCTTCAAAACTTGGTTGACGCTTATGGTATGAGTGATGGTTCAGAATTTAGCTGGGATGATCCTGAAGATAGTGAGAGCCCATATCTTAATAGGGATCCACGTTTTTATGCGACCATTCTTTACGATGGTGCAGACTGGAAGCCACGGCCTTCTGACGCGGCAGAAAGAGACCCGGCAAATCAAATTCAAACAGGTAAATATGAAGTTATTTTAGATTCTAAAGTGATAACCCATAATGGCCTTGATACAAGGGAAGGTCCTATTGAAAACTGGAATGGTACCCGCACAGGATATTACTTCAAGAAATTTATAAATCCAGATGACGATTTTGTAGATCAAAATGAATTTCAGACCATACCATGGCCCTTTTTCAGATATACCGAAATGGTTTTAAACTATACCGAAGCACTTTTAGAAAGTGGTGGTGACGAGACGGAAGCAAAAGCCTGGCTGAACCAAATTAGGTTTAGGGCTGGTATGCCCGCAATTACGTCCAGTGGGGTTGATCTAATGGCAGACTATAGGAATGAACGACTTATAGAACTTGCCTATGAAGCTCACCGCTATCATGATGCAAGACGCTGGATGATCGCACCTTCAACGATAGGTGCAAAAGCGAGAATCATTGAAATTTCAGGGACTTTAAAACCTGGGGCTTCGGTGGCAACTTATAAATATGATACAAGTAACTATAACTATTCCTACGAGCCATCAGAGATTGATCCCGGTTTTGAAAACCGACTTTGGCTGGATAAAAGTTATTATACACCCATCAGGAACAACGAACTCAATGCCAATACTGCTTTGATTCAAAATCCAGGTTACGAGTAA
- a CDS encoding SusC/RagA family TonB-linked outer membrane protein, whose product MINQLLYLKLGGIFRFPVLLLFLLFGFSMTAQVTISGTVTAASDGLPLPGVSIINADDTSVGTVTDFDGNYTITIESPESNLKFTYVGFKTLVEAVNNRETINVALEDDVASLDEVVVVGYGTQKRATISGSVASVEGEELVKSPALNLTNTLSGRVSGLFVQQASAQPGYDNATIRIRGTNTYNNTGALVVVDGIPDRDGGLARINPADIETISVLKDASAAIYGARAANGVILITTKRGREGKPKLSYSGSYGWADPTQVPKLATAPQYAQMRNELEVYNLPVSEWTAATNAFRTSGSYTRPDGSVRPAPFTQEDIALFANGEDPYGHPNTDWFDETFQNGAPQQKHTLQLTGGSENFSYYTSLGFLKQGAYYKNSATGYEQYDIRINLDAQISEDVKVSLGVLGREEYRYYPTQSANDIFRMLTRGRPTEPAYWPNGLPGPDIENGQNPVVITTNATGYDKDKRDYFQSNGTLDINIPWVSGLSLQGTAAIDKSFKNQKVWRTPWSLYTWDGNTLGEDGLPELVKGQRGPAEPNLNQYTTNTLNILLGANATYKRTIGNHNMLLLAGIQRETTDYEGFEAYRRFFISPVIDDLFAGGPDQQNNTGSSNRAARLNYYGRFSYDYSEKYLFEFLWRYDGSYLFPEDTRYGFFPGFTGGWVITKEKFFEENDNSSFLNFLKIRGSWGQLGNDKFNDDDFPPNQFLSTYGFGNYVINNQQVITLSESKVPNPYITWEVATNIDLGVDARFLQNRINFEFDVFLNKRKDILTPPSASLPAITGITPPRQNIGEVENRGFDFSVGYNDNISDFNFGVSVNGGYAKNKIIFNDEAEGSPEWQRATGRPINSNLVYGYDGVFATQADIDAETLDYSSLVNELRPGDMKLLDYDGDGRITPDDRYRTEKNNNPTFQGGLSLTASYKNFDLSTLVQGATGGEVFLNFDEAGTIGNYPAFIYNNRWTVDNPSSVDPRITDRADQYYSNGNTYWRQNTNYLRLKNFEIGYSIPAKITEKMGIENFRVYANGTNLFTITNSVFDPEGTSASGRDYPNSKIVSLGANLTF is encoded by the coding sequence ATGATTAATCAACTACTCTACTTAAAACTGGGAGGAATTTTTCGTTTTCCAGTTTTACTACTTTTTTTACTTTTCGGTTTTTCAATGACGGCTCAAGTCACAATTTCTGGTACCGTGACTGCGGCATCTGATGGTTTGCCGCTGCCTGGAGTGTCCATTATAAATGCTGATGATACTTCTGTGGGCACTGTGACCGATTTTGATGGTAATTATACTATAACGATTGAGAGTCCAGAATCCAATTTAAAATTCACCTATGTGGGTTTTAAAACACTTGTGGAAGCTGTAAATAACAGGGAAACTATCAATGTTGCCCTTGAGGATGATGTTGCCAGCCTCGATGAAGTGGTCGTAGTAGGCTACGGAACGCAAAAAAGAGCCACGATTTCTGGATCTGTAGCCTCAGTGGAAGGGGAAGAATTAGTAAAGTCGCCGGCGCTCAACCTCACCAATACGCTTTCTGGCCGGGTTTCAGGTCTATTTGTACAGCAGGCCAGTGCGCAACCGGGATATGATAATGCTACCATAAGAATTAGGGGTACGAACACCTATAACAATACCGGCGCTCTTGTAGTTGTAGATGGAATCCCTGACAGGGACGGGGGCTTAGCCCGTATAAACCCAGCAGATATTGAGACCATATCTGTACTAAAAGATGCTTCAGCGGCTATTTATGGGGCGCGTGCTGCAAACGGAGTAATCTTGATTACAACCAAAAGAGGTAGGGAAGGCAAGCCAAAACTCAGTTATTCAGGGAGTTATGGATGGGCTGACCCCACACAAGTGCCCAAACTGGCGACGGCACCCCAGTATGCCCAAATGCGTAATGAACTTGAAGTCTACAACCTTCCCGTTTCTGAATGGACCGCTGCTACAAATGCATTTAGGACTTCGGGGAGTTATACCAGACCAGATGGTTCTGTAAGACCTGCTCCATTTACGCAAGAGGATATTGCCTTATTTGCAAATGGAGAAGATCCCTATGGGCATCCTAATACAGATTGGTTTGACGAGACTTTCCAAAACGGAGCCCCGCAGCAAAAGCACACGTTGCAGCTCACCGGTGGTAGTGAGAATTTTAGCTACTATACTTCTTTAGGCTTCTTAAAACAGGGGGCTTATTATAAAAATTCTGCTACAGGTTATGAGCAGTATGACATACGTATTAATCTTGATGCGCAAATTAGTGAAGACGTAAAAGTCAGTTTAGGGGTATTGGGGAGAGAAGAGTACAGGTACTATCCTACCCAAAGTGCTAATGACATTTTTAGGATGCTTACACGGGGCAGGCCCACAGAACCCGCATACTGGCCTAATGGATTACCAGGCCCAGACATAGAAAATGGTCAGAATCCAGTAGTGATAACTACTAATGCCACAGGTTATGATAAGGATAAAAGGGATTATTTTCAATCTAACGGAACCCTTGATATAAATATTCCATGGGTTAGCGGTCTCTCTTTGCAGGGTACTGCTGCAATAGATAAAAGTTTTAAAAACCAAAAAGTATGGCGTACCCCATGGTCGCTTTATACTTGGGATGGTAACACCTTGGGAGAAGATGGACTTCCCGAACTTGTGAAGGGACAACGCGGGCCCGCCGAACCCAACTTGAATCAATATACTACCAACACCTTAAATATACTTTTAGGAGCAAATGCTACCTATAAGCGCACTATTGGAAATCACAATATGCTTTTATTGGCCGGTATTCAGCGGGAGACAACAGATTATGAGGGTTTTGAGGCATACCGAAGATTTTTCATTTCGCCGGTTATTGATGATCTATTTGCAGGAGGTCCTGACCAGCAGAACAATACCGGTTCTTCAAACAGGGCAGCACGTCTCAACTATTATGGAAGATTCTCTTATGATTATTCAGAGAAGTACCTTTTTGAGTTTTTATGGCGTTATGATGGTTCTTATCTTTTTCCAGAAGATACCAGATATGGATTCTTCCCAGGATTTACCGGTGGATGGGTGATTACCAAAGAAAAATTCTTCGAGGAAAATGATAACAGTTCCTTTCTTAATTTCCTTAAAATAAGAGGTTCCTGGGGACAATTGGGTAACGATAAGTTCAATGACGATGACTTTCCGCCAAATCAATTTTTATCAACGTATGGATTTGGTAACTATGTGATCAATAACCAACAGGTAATTACGCTTTCAGAATCTAAAGTCCCCAACCCTTATATTACCTGGGAAGTAGCTACAAACATTGATCTAGGTGTTGATGCAAGATTCTTACAGAACAGGATCAATTTTGAATTTGACGTTTTCCTGAACAAACGTAAAGATATCTTGACCCCTCCTTCTGCTTCGCTTCCAGCAATCACTGGTATCACGCCTCCCCGTCAAAATATTGGAGAGGTTGAAAACAGGGGCTTTGATTTTAGTGTGGGTTATAACGATAATATAAGTGATTTTAATTTTGGGGTTAGTGTAAACGGGGGCTATGCTAAAAATAAAATAATCTTTAATGATGAAGCCGAAGGTTCTCCCGAATGGCAACGGGCAACAGGCCGGCCTATAAATTCTAATCTAGTCTATGGCTATGACGGTGTGTTTGCAACTCAGGCTGATATTGATGCAGAGACTTTAGACTATTCTTCACTCGTAAATGAACTTCGCCCGGGAGACATGAAATTATTGGATTATGATGGCGATGGCCGTATCACTCCAGATGATAGATATAGGACAGAAAAGAACAATAACCCAACTTTTCAGGGAGGTCTGAGCCTTACCGCAAGCTATAAAAACTTTGACCTAAGTACGCTTGTTCAGGGTGCCACAGGAGGAGAGGTGTTCTTGAACTTCGATGAGGCGGGAACCATTGGTAATTATCCTGCATTTATTTATAACAACCGCTGGACTGTAGATAACCCAAGTAGCGTAGATCCTAGAATAACCGATAGGGCTGATCAGTATTACAGCAATGGGAATACGTACTGGAGACAAAACACAAATTATTTAAGGCTCAAAAATTTTGAAATAGGGTATAGCATCCCTGCTAAGATTACAGAGAAAATGGGTATAGAAAATTTTAGGGTCTATGCAAATGGCACCAACCTATTCACGATCACTAATTCTGTTTTTGATCCAGAAGGCACAAGCGCAAGTGGAAGGGATTATCCCAATTCAAAGATTGTAAGCTTAGGAGCCAATTTAACATTTTAA